CCGTATTGAAACTGCCAGCGGTATTGGCCCCGACCAAGGCTGCCATTTTACCCTTGTTAAAACGTGATGGCCTTCCGGAAGTGGCCCAAAAATTGGTCGACGACCTAAAATGGGACTTTACTATAGCCTATGACGAAAAGGATGCCGTTGGGCGTCGTTACCGCCGTCAGGATGCAGCAGGAACACCCTTCTGCATTACCGTGGACCACCAGACTTTGGAAGATGACACCGTGACCATTCGCCATCGCGATACCATGGAACAGCAACGGGTCGCTATCTCGGCAGTTAAAGGGATCATCGCCAAGGAAGTGGACATGAAGGAGTGGTTGCAGCGGATTTGACCTAAGCTTTCCCAAAGCACATTTGGAGTGTTTTTTAGACCCAAATGGCCATTTCAAATTCCCTGTCGATTTCAAGATTCGATTTTGTTCTAATTTCGGCCTTAATGGGCAGTAAATAGGTTTCCATTTTGGTATCGAACCAAATGGCAGTGTCCCATTGGAGCTCCCCGATTTGTGCAATCGCCTTCATTCTTCCCCAACCTTCTTCCTGCCATTTCAAATGCTCCCGGATTTCTTTGGACATATCTTTAGGGAGGGAGACAAAATACCAACCTCCTGGCGGAGCGTGTTGCCACATTTTGGTTACAAAGGTGTAGTTGATCTTGCCGTCCATCTGTAGTGCATTTTAATCCTGCCTTTGACAGCAACCCTTAATTGGTGGGTGTTCCCTGGGTGTGTCGAAGCTAGTGCTGCAGTGAAAATACACTGTTTTTATTCGCTTTTCAAACCCGCTGTTTTGAAATGGGCAATAAAGCTTAAAATGATGGCCGAACCTGAAACCAGGGTCATCACCGTTCCCGGCACAAAACGCACGTATCCTCCCAAATCCATAAAAAGAAAATACCCCAAATCTGCCAATCCACCGACCAAGGCTGCCAAAAAGATGGCATTTTTACTCCCTTTCCAAACATAAAAGCAACAGATGAGGGTGGTGAGTCCAATCCAAAGAAGATTAAACCCGTGTTGACCAATTACCGCTCCGGCGGCATCCGGGTAATTTAGTTGTAGTACACTGGGATCGACCTTATCGGCGATACCACCAATTGCTCCGGCAATATCCCCACTAAGGATAAACTTGTCCGTCATAACCCCTGCAAAAATGTGTACGGCTCCCCAGATAAACCATAGGACTGCCGATATTTTTAAAAGAATGCTGGTTGTTTTCATTATCCAAACGTGATTTCGTTACGCCTTGACTATTGGGCACAAAGTTTATGGGCCCATAAACACCATGCATTACGATTTCATAAGAAATTAGGTATTTCTATTCTTATGTCGTTTGTTTTTTGCGGCGCTTAATGTTTCCGGGGTGACACCAAGATATGAGGCGATCATCCGTTGGGGCACTCGTTGGACGATACTGGGGTAGGTATGTACAAAATGTTCATACCGTTCAATTGCATTTGAACTGATGAGCATTAGGATCCTATTTTGAAGCACATGGAGTCTTTTGGTCAACGCTGCGATATTTTCCTTTTCCCTTTCCAAATCTTTGGGTAAAACGGTGACGATGGAGTCTTCGAGGGCATCAATAAATAAAACCGATGGAATTTTGGGATCGTTGGTGTCCGCAATGACCCAATTTTCTGGCGCGAACATGAAAATGTTTTCCCTACCATTTTTATCAATGGAATAGCTTCGGAGCAAACCGGATTTAACGTGGTAAACCTTGGTATGCAACTCACCACTGCGTTGTAGAATCTCCCCTTTTTTGACCTTTATTTCCTTCAAACCAATAGGATTGGGTGTCGCAGGATAGCAAATCCAGTCGTTTATGCGCTTGAAGTTAACGAAAAGTGGCTATTTGCTGACCCGTTAGACGGATAAATCAATGGCTCTTGTTGTGTTTAGTTTTACTCCCCAAGCATTTTTTTCATTTTCAGAAACTTACTGCTAAAGATACTAAGTCCTTCTTCACTTTTCACTTTGAAATAGGCATGTGAGATTAAGCGAAACATAAAATATATGATGGCAATAATCCAATTCGATTTAATAAAGATTAAACCAATAGCAATCACTATCCCAATAATGTTAAGGAACTGAGCGAAGTATTTCAAACGCTTCACGTAATCAGACTTTACTTGGAACCACTCATCATTATTTAGGGTCCCGATAATTCCAAAATTATTTGGAAAATGTTTTCTTTTCAATTCAAAACCAGTTGGTTTTATAAGTCCTTCGTAATGTCCATTTGATACAAGTGAGTGAAGAATCGCAATATTTTTAAGGGTTTTAGGTATGGAGTGCGTCATTTTTCCAATAGTCTCGTAATTTCCCTTTTGTTTGGCATCCATAACCACATTCCGATAATTCCTAAAAACAAAATCAAGAATGTATTGTTTGCCTTGGTTTTCTTTTGAATTGGCATTCTAGTCCAATTGAACCAAATGAAAATCCCTGAAATAATTAGACTAAGTGTCCAAATTATCCAATTTACCTTGTATTCAAAGTCCAGTTTATTCCACAATTTGGAATTCGTGAAAATTACAAACAAGTATCCTATTTGAATTATTGTAAGTACAATTAAAAGAATCCGCATTTTTTTTAAATCCGATTTCAGTTTTTTTGGATCTTGCACTAATATGCTCATCTAATATTGCACAGCCCAATTGGTGAAGCCTAAAATTACATACAACGTCGTGCTATATGAAGTCCAGCGAATTTTAAGGAAATATAGCAAAATCCATTCAACAATGTTATGCGAGTAAATTTTTTAAATAATCTCTTAAAATTATTCTTCAAGGGGTCCACACTAACGGACGTTTCCTTGAGAATTTTACGGTGTTGAGAATAAAATTTGTTGACCAGATTTCATATAGCGTCCTAATATGCTGCGTAGAAAAGCTGTGGCAGCGTATTTGATGGATAGGCCCTGAGTCCTACGGCGGTTGCGATTTGGCATGGCATATTGGGTGCAGTATAAATTACTTTCTAATTATTATTGCAAAAGTCACCGGATTACTATCGTTAATGTCATAAAATCGTATAAAATATTCAGTATTTCCATTTAAAATGATCTCAGCTCCTTCCGTATTGCTACTAGAACTGTTAACGGTTACTATTGGACGAGATGAGGTGCAAGAGGAAAATAATTGGAAACCTGCATCTGCATTAGCATTAAAACCAACTACAATGGTATATGAACCATAATTTGTAGTTTCAAAACGATACCACATTCCCCTATTACCATCAGAACCGTAACTTATAATATTATTAATATTCCAGTTTTGTTTATAATAAATAGTGTTTAAATGCAATTTATAGTCATCTGAAAAATCTGTATCTGAACAATTATCCCGAGGGGTACTATTTCCAACATCCACTTGTGGGTCTCCATTATTTGAACCTTGAACATTTATCGTAAACGTATCATTCCATGTGCCCTCACTGGAGTTTATTTGAATACTGAAGACAACCGTTGATGTTGGGTGGGAAGATGAAACCTGAAAGTCAAATGAACCTGAATTCCACTCCAAATCTCCTTGTGGCATATCGTCATATGTTCTATCATTATCAGAGATTGTAATATCTGGATCCGTTGTAGATATTATGGCCTCGATATTTGTTGCCGTAGCATTACCGTAATTTTCAAGTCTAATATCAAAATCAATGTCCTCACCAGCTTCTATAATTCCATTATTGTTGTTATCATTCTGTATGTCAAAGTCATAAAATCTTAAATTCGGTTGTCCAGTATTATTATTTATTCCATTTCCATTAATTGAAAGTGTGCCATTTCCACCATCTGCATTATGGTTTACCGTAACAGTACCACTATAAGATTGTACGTTGGTTGGTTGGAATGTAACTATAACATTTTGCGAACTTCCGGCATTTATATTTCCTGAATTCCAATTTGTTGAATAAACTCCACTTGGAAAGCTAATACTGGAAACATTAAAGATTTGATCCCCAGTATTTGATACAGTAAATGTTCGTTGGCTTGTTGTGCCAATTTCTGTGTCGGGAAAATTCAGGTCACCACTAATTGAAATAGTGGAAGAAGAATAATTTACACCGGTGCCCGTGACCTGGATTGAACTATTTGAACCGTTGGCATTATCTGCAGTGCTATCTACCGTAATGACTCCATTATAGGTCTGTTCTTGTGTGGGAGTAAATTGGATTTGAACATTAATATAACCATCCGGTTGGATTGTTGTACTCTGTCCATTTACTATTGAAAAGACACTATTTGAAGAAGTAATTTCCGTAATATTAAAACTTTCATTTCCGGTATTTGATATTGTTAGAGTTTGTTGGCTTGTTGCGCCAATTTCTGTGTCGGGAAAATTCAGGTCACCACTAATTGAAATAGTGGAAGAAGAATAATTTACACCAGTACCCGTGACCTGGATTGAACTATTTGAACCGTTGGCATTATCTGCAGTGCTATCTACCGTAATGACTCCATTATAGGTCTGTTCTTGTGTGGGAGTGAATTGGATTTGAACATTAATATAACCATCCGGTTGGATTGTTGTACTCTGTCCATTTACTATTGAAAAGGCACTATTTGAAGAAGTAATTTCCGTAATATTAAAACTTTCATTTCCGGTATTTGATATTGTTAGAGTTTGTTGGCTTGTTGCGCCAATTTCTGTGTCGGGAAAATTCAGGTCACCACTAATTGAAATAGTGGAAGAAGAAGAATTTACACCAGTACCCGTAACCTGGATTGAACTATTTGAACCGTTGGCATTATCTGCAGTGCTATCTACCGTAATGACTCCATTATAGGTCTGTTCTTGTGTGGGAGTAAATTGGATTTGAACATTAATATAACCATCCGGTTGGATTGTTGTACTCTGTCCATTTACTATTGAAAAGACACTATTTGAAGAAGTAATTTCCGTAATATTAAAACTTTCATTTCCGGTATTTAAAATAGTTAAAGTTTGAGTGCTTGAAGTATTTATTTGCACATTTTCAAAATTAATATCACCACTCAAACTAATAATGCTATTTCCTTGGGATTGTTCATTGAAAGCAATGTAAGCTTGGTCAATCACCACACCATCAAACAAATCATAATCTATCCAAATTGAACCGTCATTACCAAAATCACTGCCCCAAGAATTTAATACGTTGAATGAGTTTAATGAATCGTTCCAACCATAGATAACCATTGCGTGATATCCATTGGAATTACCTGACACAACATTCCAAACATCTTGATCATTAATATTACTAGGTTTAAAAAAACCTTCATATAAATGAGCAGCAATTACTACTGGATGATTATTTGATAAGGCAAGCTTAATTTGTTGTGTATTAATATATACTGTATTCCATTCAGTAATTTTATTTTGTTGAGCACTATTGATTTGTTGTTGATTGGGCATTAAATCACAATCATTAACATAATAGTTCATATCCAATAAACTACAAACCCCTTCATCCAACAACAAATCTAGTGCGTGTGATATGTGTGAACCCGAGAAACAATCACTAACTTTTATTTGATTATAAATATATGACGGACTACATACTGAATTGAAGTTGAGATTGCCATTTGTTTCGTAATTAAGATTAAATTCATTTTTTCTAAAAAAACTTTGCATACCATAGCCCACCGCCCAAGCAGTGCAAGATCCTTGAGAACCTTGATTTCTACTAGGTGGCATATCAAGTTCAAATTCAGGATCTAAAACCCCAGTGGTTGGGAATTGTGCCGAAGGAAAAGTATTATAATTTGAAGGATACTCCAATAAACCGGTTCCTTCTGTTATTTGTTGAAGTTCTATTGTCCTTAAATTGTTTGAAGTATTTGAGTCGTAGTATTTGTTCTGAAAATCTTGTTTAAAACCGATTGTCGCCACTACTTGTGTTGAGTCAGCGTTAAAGGTTATAATTTTTTCAACCTCACTTTCCAATGCATTTCCATAATTAAAAGTTAAAGCATCGTTTAATTTTTGTGTTAAATCATCATTATCTAACCAAAAAATCAAACTTTCTGATGAAGTGACTGATATATCTGTGGTAATAGTTTCTTGTACTTCCTCGTCTTCTTTACAACTATTTATTGCAAATTGTAGGGTAATGAATACGATTGGTAAGTAAATTTTTTTCACCTCTCTTTACTTTATATGTTCGGAATTTGGATAATTGTTTTTTGGATTTAAATTAAAACGAACATTGGGGTTTTTTGAATTGAAAAAATTAGCCTAGAAAAGAGTTGTTTTTTAGCTCAGTTCTTTATTTCCAGTGTTATTTGCTATTGAAGAGAGTGCTCTAAACTGCTCAGCTAAAAATCTTGAGGAGACAATGACCAGAAAACCGTAAACTGGCATCAGAATTATTTGAACAAAACCTGCTTTCATAAAACCTAGTCCAAGTTGTCCTGATAGATAATCGCCTTCACTACCCAAAATAAGTGTTGTTAATAAAGCAGTTAAAGATCCGACTATTCCTATCCATGTACCAAGCCATTCCCCTAAAGTTTGTATCAAGTGGGAAAAAACTGGAGTTGCTACAAATTCATCGCCTTTATTGGACACAGAAATTACTCTTGATTTTCTGTCCCACCATATTTGAAAGCTTATCCAACTTGCAAAAGCAACAATGAGCCATACAAAAAGAGATGCTATCACAAATTTGGATGGAGAATTAAAAATACCATTATCTAGTGCTTGGTAAAAAACATACAATGGCAATATTAAATTGATGATTGCTAATGATCCATAAAGCCAACTAAAAGGGTTACGATAAAAATGTCCATTGTCAATAAAAGATAAATAAGGGTTAATGAAAGTGAAGAATTTATTGTCTATACTATTTTCTGTATACTGTTTTTCTCTAGGATGATTTACACCTTCTATACCGCTTTGGAAAAACTCTTGATAATTATTGTGATTATTGATTTTTAAATATCTATTTATAAATTCGTCAATATCTGAATGATTGTATTTTGCACTGAATTCATTTTGTTTTTTCTCTATTGAATAGGTTATCTTAAATTTTCGTTTTCTAAGTTCGGCATTAGCAATTAGCACTATTCTTGGATCATATTTATGCCATAAATCGATGATTTTAATTAAGTCAGCACTTTTCATTTTTGAAACTTGACTTATTCTGATTGTTTTCATTTTTGATTTTTTATAGGTTTACCTACTCCAAAATTCTGTTGGCTTTTCGATTTATTTCCAACATCAACTTCATTGCCCTACCCGCTCACGCTTTGCCTTAATCTGCTTGGAAACCTGTTCCATCTCCCGGGGATCAATTTGTCGTGAGAGACTTGTCATCGCATCTGCATAGTAGGACTCAAGGACTTTCGCTACAGGATTATAAATTCCTATATCACTCAATATAGCTTCGTCAGTCAATTTCCCTTTTGCACCATCAAAAGTTAAGTTTCCATTGGTGGCAACTGATTTTCGGTCAAGGTCAACAGTTTTTTTCCAAAACTTCTCACCGTCTATGGGGTCAGTAGCAGTCAGGATAATTCTTCCTTTGTGATAAAAGGTGCCGCCAAGCTTATAACAGGTCTTACACATCATTTGCATTGCAAAGCTTGCCGATTTCTTACCAAAATCTCCTTGCTCACTTAAAATTTCTACCTCAATTTCAATAGCAAAATCACTGTTCAATTTATCCGTATAGACCATTTCATCCCGTGTTTTGTATGGTCCTTTAATCCTAAAGCCGTTGGCATTAAGACTTTCTTCAAAATCGTCTGCCATATTTCTTACAAAACTTTTATAGGGTTCAACAAGGTTGTTGTCTTCTCCATCCGAGAATACGGGGTCAATAATAGCTGCCGTCAAGCTACTTTCTGAGATTTGGGTTCGCTGTTCCGGTGTGTAGGTAAATTGTGGGTTGTACTTAGATGTTGCAATTTGTTTTGTGGTTCCACAAGCAGTAAGTAAAATACCCACCATGAATAAAGATGCTAGTTTTTTCATCATAAAAATTGGTTTTAAGTTTTACCCTCTGGCTTAGAAAGGGTGGTTTGTTTTGGGCTGCTTATGGACAAACATAAGAAATAAAATCTATAGACTATATATATAAGGCCTAATATTTATAGCTAAATATATTAAATGGGATCTGTATATTGAGAAATTCTATACCTTTTAAGGAAATATGAGATATTCGGATCCTGAAGTCTTTTATAAAAAATTAGGAAATAAAATACGTGAACTCAGAAAAGAACGGAAATGGTCACAAAGTGATTTGGGCTATAAATCTGAACTTGATAAGTCTGCTATACAGCGAATAGAAAGGGGTGTTGACAATAGTACCATTAGAACCCTAATAAAAATAGCCAATGGTTTTGATATCGAATTCAAAGGCTTGTTTGATTTCCCAAAAGACGATCTGGAGAAATAAAAACATCTTGAATTTTTTGACCTTCATTTTAATTCCAAGTGGCACCTTATGCTGTAATCCAATTCCCATTGACCAAAACTAACCAAAAAAGATAAGTCCGAAGAAAATCATAATGACCGGGAACCAGTCAAATTGTATGAACTCTTCACTCAAAACTTGAGAGAATCCATTATTTACCGATTTAGTTTCAGAAGAAGTTTTACACGAAAAATTTTAGAAAAAGTGTAGAATGGGAAAACTATGGGAATTCCAATCATGATTAGGAACAATTGCCAATGCTTGGCTTTTAAAAAGAGGTTGGTCATTTTGCTTTTTGTTGAGTACCAGTACAGCCAACGTGGCGCTATTTATGACATCTGCGTAAGCAATGTGCGTGTTGGTCTACATGATCGGTCACAGACTTTTCATGCAGGTGGAGCGTAGCCCCGGCCAGGAAAACGTCCTCCAGTAGTAAAGATAATTGATTGCAGGAAATTCATTTGTTGAATTTCCGACTGCAATTGATTATACCCCGCTTGTAAAATATATTTCCCTCACAACTCAATGGAAATATTGACCTTTCCACCAAGTCCTTTTTCCACGATGTCGAACAGCGTTTTTAAAGTCAGATTGCTACCGTTATTTTCTACGCGCGAAATGTAAGTCCGTTTTTTGTCGATCAATTCGCCAAGTTGCTCTTGGGTCAGGTTTTTTTCTTCCCGTGCCTCTCGCAACAGCAAACCAATTTTAAAAGATTCGAAGTCCCTTTCGAGTTCATCTCTGCGTTCCGTTCCTTTTTTACCATAAACGGTGTCTTTGATGTCTTTCCAGCTTTTAATTTCCATTACGTTTGTTTTTTTCTTCAAAATATTCTTTCATCAGTCGCATAGCCTTTTTTATTTGCCGTTCCGGTGTCTTTTGCGATTTCTTGGTAAATCCGTTCAAAAGCACAACGAGCTTGCCCTCATCAAAAAAGCAAAAAACCCGCCAGATGTTACTTCCTAGTTTAATTCGAGCTTCATAAAGTCCCCTGTAGCCTTTTATCGGCGCAAGATACTTAGTAGGCACACTTTGGTAGAGCTCGATAATCTCAATGACCTTAAAGATTTTGTCCTGGACTTTTTTTGGTTGAGTGAGCAAAAACTCCTCGAAATAATGCTTGTATTGGATTACCTCTCTGACCTTTTCCATTCCAACAAAGGTAACTTAAAAGTTACTATTTCTAAAATTTAGAAAGTGGTTTTCGGAAAGACCGAGGTTTTTTGAGTATGTTTTATAACGCTGCGCTATCTGAAATCCAGCCTTTGATGGTTTATACACTTGAAGTTAACTAAAAGGAGCTACGTTCCCACTCATTAAGTAGGTGAAATGCTACCCTTGTTAGCTGTCGTTTTTTATTCTTTTTCATCCATTAATTTCTCAATCAAGTTTGTAAGTTCCTTATCTTTTTTCGGTCCTGTGTCTATATGAGAAAAGTAATTCTGTGTATTTGGTGCCCAATCAAAATATGTTCCGGCACTTTTCGATTTCATCTCATCTTCTTGATTTTTTGTTAGCGCCAGTCGTTGTTCAAAAATCTTTTTAGGATTCTCGTCAACTGATTCAACAAAAACTTGAAGCAGATATTTTCCGGCGAGGAAGTCATATTTTGTTCCATCCTTTGGCATAAGGAAGTGGTGGTTGCAGGCAATCCCGTTTTTGTTTATAAATAGTCCGCTACCCCTTACCAGTCCATTATTGTCGTAAACCCAGACGTTGAAATTTTGAACCGATTCACCTCGTTGTAATCTGACAAACATGTTTTGAATATATTTCCCTTTGTCCGATGTACTATACAGTAAAGTTCTAATGAAAACTTTCTTATGCTCTGCCCCCGCACCATCCGGACCGAAAAAAATTACCGTTGGCCTTGTCATTTTAACAACACCGCTTTTGATTCTTGTTAACCAGAATGTTAATCCGGATATTGTCAGAGCAATCAATGATATTGTTAAAGTAATGTAGTCCATAGTTATTTCTAATTACTGACAACAATCGTATATACCCATTGATCATATCTCCATTAGCCGCCTAAGATACCCCAAAAAAACCCTTCTCTTTTTAAACGCTCTTTTGGTCCACTACAGCAGCTTCAGGATTTCCATCAGTCCCCGACCGTTATGATAAGGGCATTTCCAAGGACCGACCTTATTTTCTTCGGTATAGGGGTGGCCATGGGCATCCACCCTAAAAAACCATTCGCCATGCGTATGGTCAATGATATGGTTTTGGATAAAGCCCCAAATCTTTATGGCATGGTCAAGGTAGGTGACCTCCCCTGTAATCTTCCAAATATAGATGAGTCCCACCATGGCTTCAATCTGTGGCCACCAATGGCGATCCGTATCCACCTTCTGCGTCATACGATCCTGTGCGTTCAACACCCCAAAATCATTATCCAAAGCCTTTTCCAAAAAGGTGTTGGTAACAGCTATGCCCAGTTCTTCAAAGCGTGTCCCGGATTCCTTGGTTCCGCTTGTCCGAGCGGCATGGATGAGCAACCAAACCGCCTCAATATCATGGCCAAAGGAAATTTCGGTGGATTGTACCGCCCAGTCCCTGGAGAAAAACAATTGTAAATGCCCCTCCCCATCAAACAATTTGTCCTGAAACAGTTGTAGTAATCGTTCCAGGGATTTTTTGACCGCCGTATTTTGGGTGATTTCATAAAGGGTGGTATAGGCTTCCAGAATATGCAAATGGGTGTTCGTGGTTTTGGGGGAATTTTCGTCCTTTTCACTCAGGCGTACATCTTCAATGGGTTCCCATTGTTCGCCGAAAGCCTCATAATAGCCCCCAAATGCTTCGTCATAGGCCTTTTCCTCAATATGTTGATATAGCTCCATGGCCCATTGAAGCGCTTCCCCTTTCTTCGCGTATTTGTAATATTCGGATAGCGCATAAATGCAAAAGGCCTGGGCGTAGAGCTGTTTTCGTTTGTTGGTAGGTTCTCCCAAAAAATCAACCTCCCAAAAAACCCCGCCATGGGTGACATCCCTAAAGAGGGTCCATAAATAGTCAAATGCGCGGTCGCACTCCCTGGCATACCTGTCATCCTGGTAGAAATTGTTCGCACGTGCGAATGTCCATAGGATTCGGGTGTTTAGGATAATCCCCTTGGGATAGGTGGCATCCACGGTATTTTGGTGGTCAATTCGTCCATAAAAACCGCCATTGGTGTTGTCCACGGTATGTTCCTGCCAATACCCAAGAATGTTGGCGAGTTCGTTTTGCAGGCTTTCCTTAAAAGCGCCGGGTGGTTGATTGGCCATGGCCGCTAGTATTTCCCTTTGTTGTTTTCAATCAAGGTCCTAATGGTCGCAACGGAACCTCCCGAGGTCAATTTGTCCTGGGGCGTGTTTTTACAATAATCGACCAAGGTATCGATGCTCGTCGTGGCCACGTGCATTCGGGTATCCGAGGAGGCATAGTAAATATATACATCGCCATTTTCATCGGCAATCCAACCATTGCAAAACAGGACATTGCCGACATCACCAATAATTTCGGCATCGTCGGGCGCTATAAAATAGCCCCCTGGTTGATGGATTACTTTTTCAATATCGTCCAGGGCGGTCATAAAAAGATAGAGTACATAGCGCAATCCCGCCGCAGTATTGCGAACGCCATGGGCCAAATGCAACCAACCTTCCCTGGTTTTGATCGGGGAAGGACCCTGACCGTTTTTCAGTTCATAGATGGTGTGATAGACCTTGGGATTGATAATGACCTCATCTTCCACCTTGGGATGCTCCATATTCTTGATGTACCCCAGGCCAATGCCACCACCCGCGCCTGTATCAATAAATCCATCCTGGGGCCGGGTATAAATGGCATAGCGGCCGTTGACGAATTCTTCATGAAGGGTTACGTTACGCTGTTGGTTTGAACCTGAGATTAAATCAGGTAACCGTTCCCAATTCACCAGGTC
The sequence above is a segment of the Muricauda sp. SCSIO 64092 genome. Coding sequences within it:
- a CDS encoding DUF1905 domain-containing protein, producing MDGKINYTFVTKMWQHAPPGGWYFVSLPKDMSKEIREHLKWQEEGWGRMKAIAQIGELQWDTAIWFDTKMETYLLPIKAEIRTKSNLEIDREFEMAIWV
- a CDS encoding Crp/Fnr family transcriptional regulator, which encodes MKEIKVKKGEILQRSGELHTKVYHVKSGLLRSYSIDKNGRENIFMFAPENWVIADTNDPKIPSVLFIDALEDSIVTVLPKDLEREKENIAALTKRLHVLQNRILMLISSNAIERYEHFVHTYPSIVQRVPQRMIASYLGVTPETLSAAKNKRHKNRNT
- a CDS encoding choice-of-anchor D domain-containing protein, whose amino-acid sequence is MKKIYLPIVFITLQFAINSCKEDEEVQETITTDISVTSSESLIFWLDNDDLTQKLNDALTFNYGNALESEVEKIITFNADSTQVVATIGFKQDFQNKYYDSNTSNNLRTIELQQITEGTGLLEYPSNYNTFPSAQFPTTGVLDPEFELDMPPSRNQGSQGSCTAWAVGYGMQSFFRKNEFNLNYETNGNLNFNSVCSPSYIYNQIKVSDCFSGSHISHALDLLLDEGVCSLLDMNYYVNDCDLMPNQQQINSAQQNKITEWNTVYINTQQIKLALSNNHPVVIAAHLYEGFFKPSNINDQDVWNVVSGNSNGYHAMVIYGWNDSLNSFNVLNSWGSDFGNDGSIWIDYDLFDGVVIDQAYIAFNEQSQGNSIISLSGDINFENVQINTSSTQTLTILNTGNESFNITEITSSNSVFSIVNGQSTTIQPDGYINVQIQFTPTQEQTYNGVITVDSTADNANGSNSSIQVTGTGVNSSSSTISISGDLNFPDTEIGATSQQTLTISNTGNESFNITEITSSNSAFSIVNGQSTTIQPDGYINVQIQFTPTQEQTYNGVITVDSTADNANGSNSSIQVTGTGVNYSSSTISISGDLNFPDTEIGATSQQTLTISNTGNESFNITEITSSNSVFSIVNGQSTTIQPDGYINVQIQFTPTQEQTYNGVITVDSTADNANGSNSSIQVTGTGVNYSSSTISISGDLNFPDTEIGTTSQRTFTVSNTGDQIFNVSSISFPSGVYSTNWNSGNINAGSSQNVIVTFQPTNVQSYSGTVTVNHNADGGNGTLSINGNGINNNTGQPNLRFYDFDIQNDNNNNGIIEAGEDIDFDIRLENYGNATATNIEAIISTTDPDITISDNDRTYDDMPQGDLEWNSGSFDFQVSSSHPTSTVVFSIQINSSEGTWNDTFTINVQGSNNGDPQVDVGNSTPRDNCSDTDFSDDYKLHLNTIYYKQNWNINNIISYGSDGNRGMWYRFETTNYGSYTIVVGFNANADAGFQLFSSCTSSRPIVTVNSSSSNTEGAEIILNGNTEYFIRFYDINDSNPVTFAIIIRK
- a CDS encoding helix-turn-helix domain-containing protein, whose translation is MRYSDPEVFYKKLGNKIRELRKERKWSQSDLGYKSELDKSAIQRIERGVDNSTIRTLIKIANGFDIEFKGLFDFPKDDLEK
- a CDS encoding helix-turn-helix domain-containing protein — its product is MEIKSWKDIKDTVYGKKGTERRDELERDFESFKIGLLLREAREEKNLTQEQLGELIDKKRTYISRVENNGSNLTLKTLFDIVEKGLGGKVNISIEL
- a CDS encoding type II toxin-antitoxin system RelE/ParE family toxin, producing MEKVREVIQYKHYFEEFLLTQPKKVQDKIFKVIEIIELYQSVPTKYLAPIKGYRGLYEARIKLGSNIWRVFCFFDEGKLVVLLNGFTKKSQKTPERQIKKAMRLMKEYFEEKNKRNGN
- a CDS encoding AGE family epimerase/isomerase, producing MANQPPGAFKESLQNELANILGYWQEHTVDNTNGGFYGRIDHQNTVDATYPKGIILNTRILWTFARANNFYQDDRYARECDRAFDYLWTLFRDVTHGGVFWEVDFLGEPTNKRKQLYAQAFCIYALSEYYKYAKKGEALQWAMELYQHIEEKAYDEAFGGYYEAFGEQWEPIEDVRLSEKDENSPKTTNTHLHILEAYTTLYEITQNTAVKKSLERLLQLFQDKLFDGEGHLQLFFSRDWAVQSTEISFGHDIEAVWLLIHAARTSGTKESGTRFEELGIAVTNTFLEKALDNDFGVLNAQDRMTQKVDTDRHWWPQIEAMVGLIYIWKITGEVTYLDHAIKIWGFIQNHIIDHTHGEWFFRVDAHGHPYTEENKVGPWKCPYHNGRGLMEILKLL
- a CDS encoding glycosidase translates to MDKSKYQTIIEHLYANYNTLIQRRNVAIPHPSNLFTKYQYPIVTAAHTPLHWRYDLNPETNPLVLERIGVNAAFNAGAIKWNGNYVLVVRMEGKDRKSFFAFAESENGIDNFKFWNAPLVLPQTDEPDVNVYDMRLTKHEDGYVYGIFCTERKDPSVPASDTSSALANAGIIRSRDLVNWERLPDLISGSNQQRNVTLHEEFVNGRYAIYTRPQDGFIDTGAGGGIGLGYIKNMEHPKVEDEVIINPKVYHTIYELKNGQGPSPIKTREGWLHLAHGVRNTAAGLRYVLYLFMTALDDIEKVIHQPGGYFIAPDDAEIIGDVGNVLFCNGWIADENGDVYIYYASSDTRMHVATTSIDTLVDYCKNTPQDKLTSGGSVATIRTLIENNKGKY